The following are encoded together in the Cherax quadricarinatus isolate ZL_2023a chromosome 37, ASM3850222v1, whole genome shotgun sequence genome:
- the LOC128704067 gene encoding heart- and neural crest derivatives-expressed protein 1: protein MSLVGGYSMPQSYGHTAMAATPSPEALYSPYYSHPSPPGQALYPGWGYTPAGYSPGYSSEVGMSCPEFGVSGGFVVGPGSPHDLGGDYTIEMVDGCGRVVKRRSSANKKERRRTQSINNAFAELRECIPNVPADTKLSKIKTLRLATSYIAYLMEVLHAEDSHPAPPPPQPFRADLPPRPRANPAAHDDKQVTPPTTTPTTTPTTSPECKRGRTGWPQEVWAQELKK, encoded by the exons ATGAGCTTGGTCGGAGGATACTCCATGCCTCAGAGCTACGGCCACACCGCCATGGCGGCCACACCATCCCCTGAGGCACTATACTCACCATATTACTCTCACCCCAGCCCTCCAGGGCAGGCTCTCTACCCTGGCTGGGGCTACACACCTGCGGGATACTCCCCGGGGTATTCTTCCGAAGTAGGGATGTCCTGTCCTGAGTTCGGTGTCTCCGGCGGCTTCGTTGTAGGACCTGGGTCGCCACACGACCTGGGAGGGGATTACACCATAGAGATGGTTGATGGGTGTGGCCGGGTGGTGAAGCGAAGATCGTCAGCCAACAAGAAGGAACGTCGTCGAACTCAGAGTATCAACAACGCATTCGCTGAGCTGCGCGAGTGTATCCCTAACGTTCCTGCAGACACTAAACTCTCCAAGATTAAGACTCTGCGTCTGGCAACCTCCTACATCGCCTACCTCATGGAGGTTCTTCATGCTGAAGATTCCCACcctgcacctccaccacctcaaCCCTTCCGCGCCGACCTGCCGCCCAGACCTAGGGCCAACCCTGCCGCCCACGACGACAAG CAAGTGACGCCGCCCActaccacgcccaccaccacgcccaccaccagcCCTGAGTGCAAGCGTGGGCGTACTGGGTGGCCGCAGGAGGTGTGGGCGCAGGAGCTGAAGAAGTAG